The Ranitomeya variabilis isolate aRanVar5 chromosome 7, aRanVar5.hap1, whole genome shotgun sequence genome includes a window with the following:
- the LOC143784327 gene encoding E3 ubiquitin/ISG15 ligase TRIM25-like: MELKGSTMASAELREELNCSICLSLYTDLVSLRCGHNFCRSCIVSVLDAQEAAGGYSCPDCRAQYPERPALEKNHKLENIVERFSSTRPGMEDTGIFCAYCTKSPVPALKSCLQCENTFCNDHLIVHNKTLDHILIDPTRSFDNKKCSLHKKVLEYYCPQDAACLCVSCLIGEHRGHQVELLDEASEKKRKKVMEYLDELNPQKVDIQKRVQNLQDHMKNIQEKASDKKKNVSKIFMDIKKQVKMAEKKAVSEVSRQEEKIMSQIADLIKKLEMQEDELSRKMRHVEEMCRVTDPIRILQERDITVCSHGGDEDTGGDGEEVSTDVDKVLISLTLHRSMRDIVTNVTSELGVHVPDILLDVDTAHRWVKISDLKTATNSDNIQVRPESPGRFVTYSQVLSRCGFSSGRHYWEVEWDQLGDCAIGLSYPRIEKKGEESCIGSNDKSWCLDMYNGGYTVWHNTDVLTLSVKPTCPTLGVFLDYEAGRLSFYELCRHLHTFTAFFTEPLHVVFYVYDGASVTIRS; encoded by the exons ATGGAGCTGAAGGGTT CTACAATGGCGTCTGCTGAACTGAGGGAAGAGCTGAACTGCTCCATCTGCCTGAGCCTCTATACAGATCTCGTatccctgagatgtggacacaacttctgccgctcGTGTATTGTGAGTGTGCTGGATGCACAGGAGGCGGCTGGAGGGTATTCCTGTCCTGACTGCAGAGCACAATATCCGGAGCGTCCGGCCCTGGAGAAGAACCATAAGTTGGAGAACATAGTGGAACGTTTCTCATCTACACGGCCTGGTATGGAGGACACTGGTATCTTTTGTGcttactgtacaaagtctcctgtaCCGGCACTGAAATCCTGTCTGCAGTGTGAGAATACTTTCTGTAACGACCACCTGATTGTCCACAACAAGACATTAGATCATATATTAATAGATCCCACAAGATCTTTTGACAACAAAAAATGTTCCCTCCACAAGAAGGTTCTGGAGTATTATTGCCCGCAGGATGCGGCTTGTCTGTGTGTGTCTTGTTTGATTGGCGAACACCGAGGACACCAGGTGGAACTTCTAGATGAGGCTTctgagaagaaaagaaagaaagtgATGGAATATCTGGACGAACTAAATCCACAAAAAGTAGATATTCAGAAAAGAGTCCAGAATCTGCAGGATCATATGAAAAATATCCAGGAGAAAGCCTCCGATAAGAAGAAGAACGTCAGTAAGATATTTATGGACATTAAGAAGCAAGTGAAAATGGCAGAAAAGAAAGCGGTGAGCGAGGTCTCCAGGCAGGAGGAGAAGATTATGTCCCAGATAGCTGATCTGATCAAGAAGCTGGAAATGCAGgaggacgagctgtccaggaagatgcgTCACGTGGAGGAGATGTGTCGTGTCACCGACCCAATAAGGATCTTACAAGAACGTGACATTACAGTGTGTAgtcatggaggtgatgaggacacaggaggagatGGTGAAGAGGTCAGTACTGATGTGGATAAGGTTCTGATCTCACTGACCTTACACCGATCTATGAGGGATATCGTCACCAATGTAACATCAGAGCTCGGGGTCCATGTCCCAGACATATTGCTGGATGTGGACACTGCTCATAGATGGGTGAAGATATCAGATCTGAAAACAGCAACAAATTCAGATAACATACAGGTGAGGCCAGAATCACCAGGAAGATTTGTGACTTACTCCCAGGTGTTAAGCAGATGTGGCTTCtcctcaggacgacattactgggagGTAGAGTGGGACCAGCTAGGAGACTGTGCCATTGGATTGTCCTATCCCAGAAtagagaagaaaggagaagagtctTGTATTGGATCTAATGATAAATCGTGGTGTTTGGATATGTATAATGGAGGATATACTGTATGGCACAACACAGATGTATTAACCCTCAGTGTAAAGCCAACATGTCCAACACTTGGGGTCTTCTTGGACTATGAGGCCGGGCGTCTGTCCTTCTATGAGCTGTgtagacacttacacaccttcaccgCCTTCTTCACTGAACCCCTACATGTTGTCTTCTATGTGTATGATGGAGCCTCTGTTACAATAAGAAGCTGA
- the LOC143785321 gene encoding E3 ubiquitin/ISG15 ligase TRIM25-like yields MASAELRDELKCSICLSLYTDPVSLRCGHNFCRSCIVSALDAQEAAGGYSCPDCRAQYPERPALEKNRKLRNIVECFSSTQPDMEETRIFCTYCDSPAPAVRTCLQCVASFCEEHLSRHTKSPEHTLVDPTENLEERKCSTHKEMLEYYCPIDAACICVSCWVAGDHKGHDVELLDVASEKKKEKLREYLDELNPQKAEIQTRVQNLQDRKRNTQEKASDKRKNIRKIIMDIKEKLEIVVLSKVSRQEEKIVSQISHLIQNLKIQEGELSRKIRHVEEMCRVTDPIRLLQESDITVCSYGGNEDTGGDGGEVSSEEDLDEVLISLTLHRSMRDIVTNVTSELGVHVPDILLDVDTAHRRVKISEDLKTATNLEVEQEKSKSSERFLFFPQVLSRHVLSSGRQCWEVKWNQIGVCGIGLSYPSIEREGYKSGIDNNDKSWCLLMYNGGYNLGYNVWHNSVGLALSVKRTCPTLGVFLDYEAGRLSFYELRDPIRHLHTFTASFTEPLHVIICVHFGASVTIRS; encoded by the coding sequence ATGGCTTCTGCTGAGCTGAGGGACGAGCTGAAGTGCTCCATCTGCCTGAGCCTCTATACAGATCCCGTatccctgagatgtggacacaacttctgccgctcGTGTATTGTGAGTGCGCTGGATGCACAGGAGGCGGCTGGAGGGTATTCCTGTCCTGACTGCAGAGCACAATATCCGGAGCGTCCGGCCCTGGAGAAGAACCGAAAGCTGAGGAACATAGTGGAGTGTTtctcatctactcagcctgatatggaggagaccagaatcttctgtacttactgtgaTTCTCCTGCCCCGGCTGTAAGAACATGTCTgcagtgtgtggcatctttttgtgAAGAGCACCTAAGCAGACACACTAAGTCACCAGAACATACCTTAGTTGACCCCACTGAAAACCTGGAGGAAAGAAAATGCTCCACACACAAGGAGATGCTGGAATACTACTGTCCTATAGACGCTGCCTGTATCTGTGTGTCCTGTTGGGTGGCCGGAGATCACAAGGGACATGATGTGGAGCTACTGGATGTGGCCTCtgagaagaagaaggagaaactTAGGGAATATCTGGATGAACTAAATCCACAGAAAGCAGAAATTCAGACAAGAGTCCAGAATCTGCAGGATCGTAAGAGGAATACCCAGGAGAAAGCCTCCGAtaagaggaagaacatcagaaagatTATTATGGACATTAAGGAGAAACTGGAAATAGTAGTGCTGAGCAAGGTCTCCCGGCAGGAGGAGAAGATTGTGTCCCAAATATCTCATCTCATCCAGAACCTGAAAATACAGGAGGGCGAGCTGTCCAGGAAGATACGTCACGTGGAGGAGATGTGTCGTGTCACCGACCCAATAAGACTCTTACAAGAAAGTGACATTACAGTATGTAGTTATGGAGGTaatgaggacacaggaggagatGGTGGAGAGGTCAGTTCTGAGGAGGATCTGGATGAGGTTCTGATCTCACTGACCTTACACCGATCTATGAGGGATATTGTCACCAATGTAACATCAGAGCTCGGGGTCCATGTCCCAGACATATTGCTGGATGTGGACACTGCTCATAGAAGGGTGAAGATATCAGAAGATCTGAAAACGGCAACAAATTTAGAAGTAGAACAGGAGAAATCAAAATCATCAGAAAGATTTCTGTTTTTTCCCCAAGTGTTAAGTAGACATGTTCTCTCTTCAGGACGACAATGCTGGGAGGTAAAGTGGAACCAGATAGGTGTATGTGGCATCGGATTGTCCTATCCCAGTATAGAAAGGGAAGGATATAAGTCTGGTATTGACAATAATGATAAATCTTGGTGTTTGCTTATGTATAATGGAGGATATAATTTAGGATATAATGTATGGCACAACTCAGTCGGATTAGCCCTCAGTGTAAAGCGAACATGTCCGACACTTGGGGTCTTCTTAGACTATGAGGCCGGGCGTCTGTCCTTCTATGAGCTgcgtgaccccatcagacacttacacaccttcaccgCCTCCTTCACTGAACCCCTACATGTTATCATCTGTGTGCATTTTGGGGCCTCTGTTACAATCAGAAGCTGA